The following are from one region of the Ptychodera flava strain L36383 chromosome 15, AS_Pfla_20210202, whole genome shotgun sequence genome:
- the LOC139151502 gene encoding peroxisomal 2,4-dienoyl-CoA reductase [(3E)-enoyl-CoA-producing]-like isoform X2 has product MVRSSDFSLFIMDKVALITGGATGIGFTIAEVFMRHGCDTIIASRKIEKLQKAAKALEAGTGRKCLTVVMDVRKPQEVIQGVEKMMSEFGKIDILVNNAAGNFLCPASSLSFNAFKTVIEIDTMGTFNVTKAVYDKAMQEKGGVIINISATLHYKGTALQTHAASAKAAIDAMTKVMAVEWGPQGIRINCIAPGPIDNTEGVRRLAGPLKDKVNGVIPLRRMGSREEIGNCALYLASGASSYVTGSVIVTDGGHWLNDPRASSKL; this is encoded by the exons ATGGTCAGATCATCagatttttcattatttataat GGACAAGGTGGCCCTAATAACTGGTGGAGCAACTGGTATTGGTTTTACAATTGCAGAAGTTTTCATGAG ACATGGTTGTGACACAATCATTGCAAgtcgaaaaattgaaaaactgcaGAAA GCGGCTAAAGCACTGGAAGCAGGTACTGGAAGAAAATGTCTCACAGTTGTAATGGACGTTAGAAAG CCCCAAGAGGTCATTCAAGGTGTGGAAAAGATGATGAGTGAGTTTGGAAAAATTGACATCCTGGTCAACA ATGCTGCTGGTAATTTCCTGTGTCCGGCCAGTAGCCTGTCCTTCAATGCATTCAAAACGGTGATTGAGATTGATACAATGGGGACGTTTAATGTCACCAAGGCAGTCTATGATAAAGCCATgcag GAAAAAGGTGGTGTTATAATAAACATAAGTGCTACTCTACATTACAAAGGAACTGCACTTCAAACCCACGCAGCATCTGCTAAAGCAGCAATAG ATGCAATGACCAAAGTAATGGCTGTCGAGTGGGGGCCTCAAGGAATCCGTATCAACTGTATTGCACCTGGTCCCATTGACAACACTGAAGGCGTCAGACGATTGG CTGGACCTCTGAAAGATAAAGTCAACGGAGTTATCCCTCTACGCAGAATGGGCTCCCGTGAAGAAATCGGAAACTGCGCCCTTTACCTAGCAAGTGGTGCAAGCTCCTATGTCACAGGCAGCGTTATTGTCACAGATGGAGGACACTGGTTGAATGATCCCCGTGCCTCCAGCAAGCTATAA
- the LOC139151502 gene encoding peroxisomal 2,4-dienoyl-CoA reductase [(3E)-enoyl-CoA-producing]-like isoform X5, protein MATDTDPDTQLIENYQPFFREDLLKDKVALITGGATGIGFTIAEVFMRHGCDTIIASRKIEKLQKAAKALEAGTGRKCLTVVMDVRKPQEVIQGVEKMMSEFGKIDILVNNAAGNFLCPASSLSFNAFKTVIEIDTMGTFNVTKAVYDKAMQEKGGVIINISATLHYKGTALQTHAASAKAAIDAMTKVMAVEWGPQGIRINCIAPGPIDNTEGVRRLAGPLKDKVNGVIPLRRMGSREEIGNCALYLASGASSYVTGSVIVTDGGHWLNDPRASSKL, encoded by the exons ATGGCGACGGACACTGACCCCGATACACAGCTCATCGAAAACTATCAGCCGTTCTTCAGAGAAGACCTCCTCAA GGACAAGGTGGCCCTAATAACTGGTGGAGCAACTGGTATTGGTTTTACAATTGCAGAAGTTTTCATGAG ACATGGTTGTGACACAATCATTGCAAgtcgaaaaattgaaaaactgcaGAAA GCGGCTAAAGCACTGGAAGCAGGTACTGGAAGAAAATGTCTCACAGTTGTAATGGACGTTAGAAAG CCCCAAGAGGTCATTCAAGGTGTGGAAAAGATGATGAGTGAGTTTGGAAAAATTGACATCCTGGTCAACA ATGCTGCTGGTAATTTCCTGTGTCCGGCCAGTAGCCTGTCCTTCAATGCATTCAAAACGGTGATTGAGATTGATACAATGGGGACGTTTAATGTCACCAAGGCAGTCTATGATAAAGCCATgcag GAAAAAGGTGGTGTTATAATAAACATAAGTGCTACTCTACATTACAAAGGAACTGCACTTCAAACCCACGCAGCATCTGCTAAAGCAGCAATAG ATGCAATGACCAAAGTAATGGCTGTCGAGTGGGGGCCTCAAGGAATCCGTATCAACTGTATTGCACCTGGTCCCATTGACAACACTGAAGGCGTCAGACGATTGG CTGGACCTCTGAAAGATAAAGTCAACGGAGTTATCCCTCTACGCAGAATGGGCTCCCGTGAAGAAATCGGAAACTGCGCCCTTTACCTAGCAAGTGGTGCAAGCTCCTATGTCACAGGCAGCGTTATTGTCACAGATGGAGGACACTGGTTGAATGATCCCCGTGCCTCCAGCAAGCTATAA
- the LOC139151502 gene encoding peroxisomal 2,4-dienoyl-CoA reductase [(3E)-enoyl-CoA-producing]-like isoform X6, whose translation MATDTDPDTQLIENYQPFFREDLLKDKVALITGGATGIGFTIAEVFMRHGCDTIIASRKIEKLQKAAKALEAGTGRKCLTVVMDVRKPQEVIQGVEKMMSEFGKIDILVNNAAGNFLCPASSLSFNAFKTVIEIDTMGTFNVTKAVYDKAMQEKGGVIINISATLHYKGTALQTHAASAKAAIDAMTKVMAVEWGPQGIRINCIAPGPIDNTEGVRRLAGPLADQIKDIIPLRRMGTREDMGNCALYLASGASSYVTGSVIVADGGRWLIEGQLASKL comes from the exons ATGGCGACGGACACTGACCCCGATACACAGCTCATCGAAAACTATCAGCCGTTCTTCAGAGAAGACCTCCTCAA GGACAAGGTGGCCCTAATAACTGGTGGAGCAACTGGTATTGGTTTTACAATTGCAGAAGTTTTCATGAG ACATGGTTGTGACACAATCATTGCAAgtcgaaaaattgaaaaactgcaGAAA GCGGCTAAAGCACTGGAAGCAGGTACTGGAAGAAAATGTCTCACAGTTGTAATGGACGTTAGAAAG CCCCAAGAGGTCATTCAAGGTGTGGAAAAGATGATGAGTGAGTTTGGAAAAATTGACATCCTGGTCAACA ATGCTGCTGGTAATTTCCTGTGTCCGGCCAGTAGCCTGTCCTTCAATGCATTCAAAACGGTGATTGAGATTGATACAATGGGGACGTTTAATGTCACCAAGGCAGTCTATGATAAAGCCATgcag GAAAAAGGTGGTGTTATAATAAACATAAGTGCTACTCTACATTACAAAGGAACTGCACTTCAAACCCACGCAGCATCTGCTAAAGCAGCAATAG ATGCAATGACCAAAGTAATGGCTGTCGAGTGGGGGCCTCAAGGAATCCGTATCAACTGTATTGCACCTGGTCCCATTGACAACACTGAAGGCGTCAGACGATTGG CTGGACCTCTTGCTGATCAAATCAAAGACATAATTCCGTTGCGCCGTATGGGCACTCGGGAGGACATGGGGAATTGTGCTCTGTACCTTGCAAGTGGGGCAAGTTCCTATGTGACTGGCAGCGTCATTGTCGCTGATGGTGGCCGCTGGTTGATTGAAGGACAATTAGCTAGCAAGCTGTGA
- the LOC139151502 gene encoding peroxisomal 2,4-dienoyl-CoA reductase [(3E)-enoyl-CoA-producing]-like isoform X3 translates to MVVGFLPPWIVAKGRLFATIGPSMVRSSDFSLFIMDKVALITGGATGIGFTIAEVFMRHGCDTIIASRKIEKLQKAAKALEAGTGRKCLTVVMDVRKPQEVIQGVEKMMSEFGKIDILVNNAAGNFLCPASSLSFNAFKTVIEIDTMGTFNVTKAVYDKAMQEKGGVIINISATLHYKGTALQTHAASAKAAIDAMTKVMAVEWGPQGIRINCIAPGPIDNTEGVRRLAGPLADQIKDIIPLRRMGTREDMGNCALYLASGASSYVTGSVIVADGGRWLIEGQLASKL, encoded by the exons ATGGTAGTAggcttcctacctccatggataGTTGCAAAAGGTCGACTATTTGCAACTATTGGACCGAGCATGGTCAGATCATCagatttttcattatttataat GGACAAGGTGGCCCTAATAACTGGTGGAGCAACTGGTATTGGTTTTACAATTGCAGAAGTTTTCATGAG ACATGGTTGTGACACAATCATTGCAAgtcgaaaaattgaaaaactgcaGAAA GCGGCTAAAGCACTGGAAGCAGGTACTGGAAGAAAATGTCTCACAGTTGTAATGGACGTTAGAAAG CCCCAAGAGGTCATTCAAGGTGTGGAAAAGATGATGAGTGAGTTTGGAAAAATTGACATCCTGGTCAACA ATGCTGCTGGTAATTTCCTGTGTCCGGCCAGTAGCCTGTCCTTCAATGCATTCAAAACGGTGATTGAGATTGATACAATGGGGACGTTTAATGTCACCAAGGCAGTCTATGATAAAGCCATgcag GAAAAAGGTGGTGTTATAATAAACATAAGTGCTACTCTACATTACAAAGGAACTGCACTTCAAACCCACGCAGCATCTGCTAAAGCAGCAATAG ATGCAATGACCAAAGTAATGGCTGTCGAGTGGGGGCCTCAAGGAATCCGTATCAACTGTATTGCACCTGGTCCCATTGACAACACTGAAGGCGTCAGACGATTGG CTGGACCTCTTGCTGATCAAATCAAAGACATAATTCCGTTGCGCCGTATGGGCACTCGGGAGGACATGGGGAATTGTGCTCTGTACCTTGCAAGTGGGGCAAGTTCCTATGTGACTGGCAGCGTCATTGTCGCTGATGGTGGCCGCTGGTTGATTGAAGGACAATTAGCTAGCAAGCTGTGA
- the LOC139151502 gene encoding peroxisomal 2,4-dienoyl-CoA reductase [(3E)-enoyl-CoA-producing]-like isoform X4, which translates to MATDTDPDTQLIENYQPFFREDLLKDKVALITGGATGIGFTIAEVFMRHGCDTIIASRKIEKLQKAAKALEAGTGRKCLTVVMDVRKPQEVIQGVEKMMSEFGKIDILVNNAAGNFLCPASSLSFNAFKTVIEIDTMGTFNVTKAVYDKAMQEKGGVIINISATLHYKGTALQTHAASAKAAIDAMTKVMAVEWGPQGIRINCIAPGPIDNTEGVRRLVGEMAKEYSNAIPLGRMGTRKEVGDSALFLASNASSNITGTVIVADGGSWMGGSIMETMMSKL; encoded by the exons ATGGCGACGGACACTGACCCCGATACACAGCTCATCGAAAACTATCAGCCGTTCTTCAGAGAAGACCTCCTCAA GGACAAGGTGGCCCTAATAACTGGTGGAGCAACTGGTATTGGTTTTACAATTGCAGAAGTTTTCATGAG ACATGGTTGTGACACAATCATTGCAAgtcgaaaaattgaaaaactgcaGAAA GCGGCTAAAGCACTGGAAGCAGGTACTGGAAGAAAATGTCTCACAGTTGTAATGGACGTTAGAAAG CCCCAAGAGGTCATTCAAGGTGTGGAAAAGATGATGAGTGAGTTTGGAAAAATTGACATCCTGGTCAACA ATGCTGCTGGTAATTTCCTGTGTCCGGCCAGTAGCCTGTCCTTCAATGCATTCAAAACGGTGATTGAGATTGATACAATGGGGACGTTTAATGTCACCAAGGCAGTCTATGATAAAGCCATgcag GAAAAAGGTGGTGTTATAATAAACATAAGTGCTACTCTACATTACAAAGGAACTGCACTTCAAACCCACGCAGCATCTGCTAAAGCAGCAATAG ATGCAATGACCAAAGTAATGGCTGTCGAGTGGGGGCCTCAAGGAATCCGTATCAACTGTATTGCACCTGGTCCCATTGACAACACTGAAGGCGTCAGACGATTGG TGGGAGAAATGGCCAAGGAATATTCAAACGCCATCCCTCTGGGTCGTATGGGTACGAGGAAAGAGGTCGGAGACAGTGCTCTGTTCTTGGCGAGCAATGCCTCATCCAATATAACTGGAACTGTGATTGTGGCAGACGGTGGAAGCTGGATGGGCGGGTCAATAATGGAGACGATGATGTCAAAACTGTAG
- the LOC139151502 gene encoding peroxisomal 2,4-dienoyl-CoA reductase [(3E)-enoyl-CoA-producing]-like isoform X1: MVVGFLPPWIVAKGRLFATIGPSMVRSSDFSLFIMDKVALITGGATGIGFTIAEVFMRHGCDTIIASRKIEKLQKAAKALEAGTGRKCLTVVMDVRKPQEVIQGVEKMMSEFGKIDILVNNAAGNFLCPASSLSFNAFKTVIEIDTMGTFNVTKAVYDKAMQEKGGVIINISATLHYKGTALQTHAASAKAAIDAMTKVMAVEWGPQGIRINCIAPGPIDNTEGVRRLVGEMAKEYSNAIPLGRMGTRKEVGDSALFLASNASSNITGTVIVADGGSWMGGSIMETMMSKL; this comes from the exons ATGGTAGTAggcttcctacctccatggataGTTGCAAAAGGTCGACTATTTGCAACTATTGGACCGAGCATGGTCAGATCATCagatttttcattatttataat GGACAAGGTGGCCCTAATAACTGGTGGAGCAACTGGTATTGGTTTTACAATTGCAGAAGTTTTCATGAG ACATGGTTGTGACACAATCATTGCAAgtcgaaaaattgaaaaactgcaGAAA GCGGCTAAAGCACTGGAAGCAGGTACTGGAAGAAAATGTCTCACAGTTGTAATGGACGTTAGAAAG CCCCAAGAGGTCATTCAAGGTGTGGAAAAGATGATGAGTGAGTTTGGAAAAATTGACATCCTGGTCAACA ATGCTGCTGGTAATTTCCTGTGTCCGGCCAGTAGCCTGTCCTTCAATGCATTCAAAACGGTGATTGAGATTGATACAATGGGGACGTTTAATGTCACCAAGGCAGTCTATGATAAAGCCATgcag GAAAAAGGTGGTGTTATAATAAACATAAGTGCTACTCTACATTACAAAGGAACTGCACTTCAAACCCACGCAGCATCTGCTAAAGCAGCAATAG ATGCAATGACCAAAGTAATGGCTGTCGAGTGGGGGCCTCAAGGAATCCGTATCAACTGTATTGCACCTGGTCCCATTGACAACACTGAAGGCGTCAGACGATTGG TGGGAGAAATGGCCAAGGAATATTCAAACGCCATCCCTCTGGGTCGTATGGGTACGAGGAAAGAGGTCGGAGACAGTGCTCTGTTCTTGGCGAGCAATGCCTCATCCAATATAACTGGAACTGTGATTGTGGCAGACGGTGGAAGCTGGATGGGCGGGTCAATAATGGAGACGATGATGTCAAAACTGTAG